Within Alphaproteobacteria bacterium, the genomic segment CGCCGCGGCGACCCCTTTGATTTGCTTGGCTGGGCGGGCTTAGAAACCCATGTCGCCCATGCCGCCCATGCCACCCATGCCACCACCCGGTGGCATCGCCGGCATGGCGGCGCTAGCCTTCTCCGGCACATCCGCCACCATGGCTTCGGTGGTGATCAGCAGGCCGGCCACCGAGGCGGCGTCCTGCAAAGCCGTGCGCACGACCTTGGTGGGGTCGATGATGCCGGCCTTGACCATGTCGACGTATTTCTCGCCCTGGGCATCAAAGCCGCGCTTGGTATCCGTCTGCTCGGCGAGCTTGCCCGCCACCACGGCGCCGTCGAAGCCCGCGTTCTCGACGATCTGGCGCAACGGGGACTGCAACGAACGGCGCACGATGTCGACGCCCTTCGACTGGTCGTCGTTCTCGCCGGCCGTCTTCTTGAGGGCCCGCACGGCATAGAGAAGCGCCGTGCCGCCACCTGGCACGATGCCCTCCTCGACCGCCGCCCGGGTCGAATGAAGGGCGTCGTCGACGCGGTCCTTGCGTTCCTTGACCTCGACCTCGGTGGCTCCGCCGACCTTGATCACGGCGACGCCGCCGGCCAGCTTGGCCAGCCGTTCC encodes:
- the groEL gene encoding chaperonin GroEL, with protein sequence QSSRPLMIIAEDVEGEALATLVVNKLRGGLKVAAVKAPGFGDRRKAMLQDIAVLTGGQVISEDLGIKLENVSMDMLGSAKTVVINKDDTVIIDGVGKKKEIQARCTQIRQQAEETSSDYDREKLQERLAKLAGGVAVIKVGGATEVEVKERKDRVDDALHSTRAAVEEGIVPGGGTALLYAVRALKKTAGENDDQSKGVDIVRRSLQSPLRQIVENAGFDGAVVAGKLAEQTDTKRGFDAQGEKYVDMVKAGIIDPTKVVRTALQDAASVAGLLITTEAMVADVPEKASAAMPAMPPGGGMGGMGGMGDMGF